In Lytechinus pictus isolate F3 Inbred chromosome 13, Lp3.0, whole genome shotgun sequence, the DNA window ATTCATTTGTTCTTTTTGAGCGGACTTCTGGTTGCCGAAGGGGAGTCATGACCCCCCCACACCATTTTTTTGGCCTGCATTAACATCAAACTCTTAGTGAATGTATACATTCTGAAAATCTATGATAGCAAGCGCCCCCagctttttattttgaattacttTGCGCACTGTCCATAatactgaaaaatatttagccTACTTTTAAATCAGATTcagatttttgaaaataaaaagctAATTTATATATCAAAAGTATCAAACACATTATCTTCTGAAAGGTAAAATGGGATGTGCCCGATTGCCCATGAAAAAATAGTCATTATCCCCAATGAATGTGTCTCTGTGTGTGAATCTGTGTGTGTATCTTCTCTTCCAATCCCTCAGAGACCCTAATTATGCCCTCAACtataacaagagtgtcgctggGGCGAGCACATACTACGCCCGCCTCTAACgctgaaaaataaagttattcctgggatccatgctagtgtCATACACATCAAATTAAATTAGCCTTGGTTAATTTAATTGCGTTTACAAGGAGAAAGTAACAgaacaccaaattatatgagcctaggtcaaaggagaatgaaacctttggaacaagatagcttgtgtgaaaacggaaaaatcaaagaaacagatcaacgaaagtttgagaaaaatcggacaaataatgagaaagttatgagcatttgaatattgcgatcactaatgctatggagatcctcaaattgcaaatgcgacaaagatgtgtgatgtcacttgtgaacaactctccccattactttagtactgtatatatacatgtcacttaaattgccttttttatcacatctatcagtagatcatgtgttctttctagaggagggcatgtaatacacattttttaaaggatacatcatggataaagggTTTGTATtacaataagaaaaagaaaaagagacattttgagggttagggttagggttggcatcacacatccttgttgcattgccaatgggaggatctccatagcattagtgattgcaatattcaaatgctcataactttcttattatttttctgatttttctcaaactttctttgttattattctttgatttttctgtttcgacacacgCCTACtcattccaaaggtttcattcccctttaagttaaactgaagttatcgcgtttacaaggactccATAAGGGTAACataaaaacatgtcagtgtgacctttaCCATGTCACTGTCACCTTGACCTctggacctcaaaatcaataggcttcctgggatccatgctagtatcataaacaccaaattatatgagcctaggtaaagttaaactgaagttattggaAGTTAATGGACGGACAGACACTGAGCGTGATACCATGATACGTCCCGCAGCCTCAACCATAAAAAACCCTAAAACCAAGGAAGTCCTGTATGTCTTCAAACTTCTGCATTctctccccaccccccccccacccctgaATGTTCATATGACACCTCCTGGGCTATACTATGTTgattctcatcatcatccttgaCCCCGTCAGATACCCCAATCGGGCCCCTAAAGATAATTTCCCCCAAACTCCGAAGAGATCTTATATGGCATTATTTGGTactcacccccctcccccctcctgcGTCCACTTATCAAGTCTCATGACAACCAATTGGCTGGATACCCTCCTCATCATTATCTCCTACCCCCAATGAGCCCTTAATAATAAAAACCAGTTAAACCAGGGAGGTGCTATATGGCATTATATTTCTTCAttctataaccccccccccccctccccgccaTGACCAAGTGCTCAGATATACCCCCTATTAATAGTATTATGTCCCAAATAATGAAACCCCCTAAAACCAAAGCGTGCTGTATGGCATTATATTTCTTCATTGCATACCCCTGTTCAATACCAGTCCATAACTCCAGGAGAGGtctaaataaagcaaatattcACTCAGCAAATTCCAACACAAACGTAACTTTAATCGGCATCCATTTTTCTACACGATTTCCTTGTGCACCCTATTTCGGGTATCCACGCACTAGTCTAATTCAGACTGTATACACAACATCTCCCCTCTACTTGAAATAGGGTACCgtatcaattttcaaatgatCAAATAACACCAATGGCAAATAGAAGTATAAATACCTTCTAGCATATACATGtgttttgaaaaaataaccttATACTGAAATCAGTTTGTAACATTATGTAcatttagggacagtgattttccgcgatcgcggaaaacggacggaattcacggaaattgccttttgaaacggaaagtgccATTTCAAATGGAAAAccacggaaaacatatttttcctcagaatacacagaacagcaacagtaattactccaaaatctcaacaaaatacgaatattAACTGGCCACAAAACCtcacaaaacacgatctcacttcactACAAAgtatgacaattcacacatcgtgactgctctTGACTCCATCACTCTCGATCGTACCCCGCGGGCCTCGGCCGCGTCTTGGCCGGCGGCGGGGTCGGCCGTATCAAAAACATTCACATATGCAAacaacacggtcgtgtgttgctgccctctacgtttgaagatgtaacagcacgatattcCGGTCTTGGAATCCAAAATGGCTGATAGGCTACAGTCGTTGACTGGTcgaaacgatgtccaaaaacccccaaaattatcgataaaatttaattgaacaaaaaaataatgccaataatgtgaaaggtaaggatgtatttatgtcagatatgtttgtgaaaatattttgtgtatccacatagatccgattagagcgGATTCTACtgcgttgttggtacagtggcagatacaaattttgaccagcgcagCGCGAGTGATATATTGCTACTGAATGGTAAACGGAATTGCCAATTTTCtgtgtacacaaagtctatggggaaacggaatttccgttttctgacatgctgaaacggaatttacgattttctgaaacggaaaaggcaattttttgaaacggaaaatcactgtccctatacaTTGTATTTCAAAACATAACTGCATTATTTCCATATGTATCCTGGTTgcataagaaatattttctatCTTGAAAACCGATGTGTACAGtacaattatttcaaatatgagttttttttctttacctgGTAACTTTATTCaatatattgttttcatatGCATATGCAAGTGTTTAACCTGTATAAGTTGTATTAAGGAATTTCAAACAACTGTTTAACTTTCTTTACTTGTAAttgtataaaatgaattaaCAGTACACCACATAATAATCACTTTCAACTTGCAATGAAAATAACacaaattgttgattttttcatttgtttttttcacatGTATAACAATTTCCATTAAGTTCaatatctttccttcttttttttttttgaaccCTTGAAGCATAATTTGAACAAacttaaaatatacatgttCTTTAATCAATGAATCCTGAAAACAATTTATGCCTTTCtgtcatgaaaataatttctttttcatgccTAATTACAAAGATTCAATGAGAAACATAATCATATGTCCAGACTGGTACTCTTTTGTCACGTTTAGGTCTTTCATTATGACTTCCAGTCTGTTCACTAACTGTGTATGATTTTCTCTGATCAACATGACTACTATCCCTGAACAAAGTCAGTTTTGAGGCATTCCAAATACGTCCGTCTTCCAAGACAAATGTGTACAAACCCTTTTTGGCTACAATTTTTTGTGGTGCCTCAAACCATGAATTGTCCTTTTTCTTGACTCTTTTCACTCTAACCTTATCACCAATGCTAAACTTTGGAATGGAAGCACCCCTAGTTTTGTCAGCGTACTCGCATGCTTTCTTTTGCTTTGCACCAACATGGCTTCGCATTTCAGTATCTTCCCCGGCACGCCTATTGCCATCATTAGCATCATGAACATGTAATGACGTGACCATTGGTCGACCATGTAACAACTCTGCTGGAGTTGTACCAGTGGTCTGATGAGGGGTAGCGCGGTATGCCATAAGCAATTCAAGGACTGCTTCCTTCCATGGTTTACCTTGCATTGTTGCAATTTGAAGTGTTTGCTTCAACACCCTATTCCAACGTTCAACTTCACCATTTGAACGCGGGTAGTACAATGATGCTTTGGAATGTGAAATACCTAGCTTCTTTAGGAAATCTTCAAATTCACTAGATACAAATTGAACACCATTGTCAGTAACAACTTCAGAAGGAATACCTTCCGGAATACCTTCCCTAGCGAACACTTGTGTAAGGAATGTAATGACCGAATGTGTAGTCGCTTCAGAAACAAAAGCAACCTCTGGCCATTTGGAGTAATAATCTATGGCTACAATGGCATATTTGTATGAAGGTTTTGTAGTATTGAATGGACCTGTTATGTCAATACCTATTTTCTTCCAAGGTCCATCAGGAAGAGGAACACTCTGTAAGGGAGTATTACGAGTATGTGAAACCTTATCACTTGATTGACACAAACTACAATTATGAATAGCATCCTCTATCATCCTATCCATACATGACCACCAATAAATATCACGTAAGCGTTGCTTTGTACGCACTATTCCTTGGTGTGCAGAGTGCGCATTTGTAATCAAGACTGCATGAAGTGATTTGGGAATGACAACTCTATTACCACGAAACACGCAATCATCAATGATTGTAAGCTCATCGCGAATCATGAAATATGCTTTGAGTGAACTATCTTTGCTTGATTCTTTTGACCAACCATGTGAAATCTTCTCCATCACACGTTGTAGAATTGAATCAGAAGCCGTTGCACGTTGTAACTCTGCTTTTGATATGGTAACTTCCGCGAATATGCTCTGGATCACAActtcatgatcatcatcttcaaaGACTGAAGGCGTTGGCTGTGGTAATCGCGATAATGCATCAGCAGCATGATTCTGTAGACCTGGAATGTACTCGACGGTGTAGTTGAATCGTAGCAGACGCGTAGCCCATCGAGCGATCCTCATAGACTGACGTCCT includes these proteins:
- the LOC135156321 gene encoding uncharacterized protein K02A2.6-like → MRVDQEGRSIRVVYCCCRIIRYSQIRSYIVQRCIFFYPDLPVVISTDASEYGLGAVLMQMKDGKEVPISYTSRTLTKSEKNYSVGEKEALACVWACEKWFQYVWGRHFVLRIDHQALTTLLSTKGTGRQSMRIARWATRLLRFNYTVEYIPGLQNHAADALSRLPQPTPSVFEDDDHEVVIQSIFAEVTISKAELQRATASDSILQRVMEKISHGWSKESSKDSSLKAYFMIRDELTIIDDCVFRGNRVVIPKSLHAVLITNAHSAHQGIVRTKQRLRDIYWWSCMDRMIEDAIHNCSLCQSSDKVSHTRNTPLQSVPLPDGPWKKIGIDITGPFNTTKPSYKYAIVAIDYYSKWPEVAFVSEATTHSVITFLTQVFAREGIPEGIPSEVVTDNGVQFVSSEFEDFLKKLGISHSKASLYYPRSNGEVERWNRVLKQTLQIATMQGKPWKEAVLELLMAYRATPHQTTGTTPAELLHGRPMVTSLHVHDANDGNRRAGEDTEMRSHVGAKQKKACEYADKTRGASIPKFSIGDKVRVKRVKKKDNSWFEAPQKIVAKKGLYTFVLEDGRIWNASKLTLFRDSSHVDQRKSYTVSEQTGSHNERPKRDKRVPVWTYDYVSH